In Paraburkholderia sprentiae WSM5005, a genomic segment contains:
- a CDS encoding phosphocholine cytidylyltransferase family protein has product MRAIILAAGLGLRLQQPPQAQFPKCLLQFDGMSLLERHLQMLETAGVTDVVLALGFQPESVQAELARIDWPHKVETVLNPRFDLGSVLTVHTVADALTRGGDVLLMDADVLYDERILNALVAGESVNRLLIDRDFEAGDEPVKLCLKDGVPVELRKQLAVNLEYDTIGESVGFFRFREETARRFTQIVAGYIDSGRANMPHEEAVRDLLLERSQLFDTADVSGAPWIEIDFPNDVARAANEILPQLQPLVSASR; this is encoded by the coding sequence ATGCGCGCCATCATTCTCGCAGCGGGCCTCGGCCTGCGTCTCCAGCAACCGCCGCAAGCCCAGTTTCCGAAATGCCTGTTGCAGTTCGACGGCATGAGCCTGCTTGAACGGCATCTGCAGATGCTCGAAACCGCCGGCGTGACCGACGTCGTTTTGGCGCTGGGTTTTCAGCCGGAATCCGTGCAGGCGGAACTGGCGCGCATCGACTGGCCGCACAAGGTCGAGACCGTGCTCAATCCGCGCTTCGATCTGGGCAGCGTGCTGACCGTGCATACCGTTGCCGATGCACTGACGCGCGGTGGAGACGTGCTGCTGATGGACGCCGACGTGCTGTACGACGAGCGCATTCTGAATGCGCTGGTGGCGGGCGAGTCGGTCAACCGTCTGCTGATCGACCGCGATTTCGAAGCGGGCGACGAGCCCGTCAAACTGTGCCTGAAGGACGGCGTGCCGGTCGAGTTGCGCAAGCAGCTCGCGGTCAATCTGGAGTACGACACGATCGGCGAGTCGGTCGGCTTCTTCCGTTTCCGCGAGGAAACCGCGCGGCGCTTCACGCAGATCGTCGCAGGCTATATCGACAGCGGCCGCGCGAACATGCCGCACGAAGAAGCGGTGCGCGACCTGCTGCTCGAGCGCAGCCAACTGTTCGACACGGCCGACGTGAGCGGCGCACCGTGGATCGAGATCGACTTCCCGAACGACGTCGCACGCGCGGCCAACGAAATCCTGCCGCAGTTGCAGCCGCTCGTCAGCGCTTCGCGCTAA